The Xiphias gladius isolate SHS-SW01 ecotype Sanya breed wild chromosome 9, ASM1685928v1, whole genome shotgun sequence genome window below encodes:
- the cby1 gene encoding protein chibby homolog 1 isoform X1: MEDFKKILKMPLFGNTFSPKKTPPRKSASLSSLHTLDRSTREIELGLEYGPPVMNIGGQSWKFEEGQWITESGGNASGRDLQRLKKRNVQLEEENNLLKLKIEILLDMLTETTVEYHLMEKEVEDIKTQHRRKK; the protein is encoded by the exons ATGGAG gactttaaaaaaatactaaagaTGCCGCTGTTTGGAAACACATTCAGTCCGAAGAAGACTCCACCTCGCAAATCTGCATCCTTGTCCAGCCTTCACACG TTGGATCGCTCAACAAGAGAAATAGAGCTGGGTCTTGAATATGGACCTCCTGTGATGAACATCGGAGGTCAGAGCTGGAAGTTTGAAGAGGGACAGTGGATAACGG AATCTGGTGGGAATGCATCTGGTAGAGACCTGCAGCGGCTTAAGAAAAGAAACGTACAactggaggaggaaaacaatCTCCTGAAACTAAAGATTGAAATCCTCTTGGACATG TTGACAGAGACGACAGTAGAGTACCACCTGATGGAGAAAGAAGTGGAAGATATAAAGACTCAGCATCGAAGGAAGAAGTGA
- the cby1 gene encoding protein chibby homolog 1 isoform X2 gives MPLFGNTFSPKKTPPRKSASLSSLHTLDRSTREIELGLEYGPPVMNIGGQSWKFEEGQWITESGGNASGRDLQRLKKRNVQLEEENNLLKLKIEILLDMLTETTVEYHLMEKEVEDIKTQHRRKK, from the exons aTGCCGCTGTTTGGAAACACATTCAGTCCGAAGAAGACTCCACCTCGCAAATCTGCATCCTTGTCCAGCCTTCACACG TTGGATCGCTCAACAAGAGAAATAGAGCTGGGTCTTGAATATGGACCTCCTGTGATGAACATCGGAGGTCAGAGCTGGAAGTTTGAAGAGGGACAGTGGATAACGG AATCTGGTGGGAATGCATCTGGTAGAGACCTGCAGCGGCTTAAGAAAAGAAACGTACAactggaggaggaaaacaatCTCCTGAAACTAAAGATTGAAATCCTCTTGGACATG TTGACAGAGACGACAGTAGAGTACCACCTGATGGAGAAAGAAGTGGAAGATATAAAGACTCAGCATCGAAGGAAGAAGTGA